The following proteins are encoded in a genomic region of Flammeovirga pectinis:
- a CDS encoding sodium:solute symporter produces the protein MSILDWIVLSSTLAFIVIYGIWKTRQQQDIKSYLLGNKEAKWFTVALSIMATQASAITFLSAPGQAFVDGMRFVQFYFGLPLAMVVLSITVVPIYHKMNVYTAYEYLEKRFDLPTRTFTAILFLTQRGLAAGFTIFAPSLILSSLLGWDINLTNIGIGVIVTAYTVIGGTKAVNQTQKLQMAVIFIGMLLAGVLVVQLMPNEISFNNALHIAGASGKLNAIDFKFDPSSKYNVWSGLIGGFFLAMSYFGTDQSQVQRYLSGSSIAQSRLALLFNGIIKIPMQFLILFIGAMVYVFYFFNPAPVLFNTVALDQVKNKVENYSSLEANYQEKLKERSTIAFEYATALDGNNEQQIANTKSSLINATSEVEKAKGVIIDEVNLKAPEIDTNDTNYIFLGFVINYLPQGLIGLLIAVILSASMSSTSSEINALASTSIIDIYKRIIKKDGSDKHYLYASKLVSIGWGIYAILFASFANKLGSLIEAVNILGSLVYGVILGIFMIAFYLKRINAKPTFYAAIISEGIIIYLFLFTEVPFLWYNVIGCLSVIILGLLFSKLIPDETEI, from the coding sequence ATGAGTATTTTAGATTGGATTGTTTTATCAAGTACGTTAGCATTTATTGTTATCTATGGTATTTGGAAAACCCGACAACAACAAGATATTAAAAGCTATTTATTAGGTAACAAAGAAGCCAAATGGTTTACTGTTGCTTTATCAATAATGGCAACGCAGGCTAGTGCTATCACATTTCTTTCTGCACCAGGACAAGCTTTTGTTGACGGAATGAGGTTTGTACAGTTTTACTTTGGACTTCCTTTAGCTATGGTTGTTCTTTCAATAACTGTCGTTCCTATTTATCATAAGATGAATGTTTATACAGCTTATGAGTATTTAGAAAAAAGGTTTGATTTACCAACAAGAACATTTACAGCAATACTTTTTCTAACACAAAGAGGTCTTGCGGCAGGTTTTACAATATTTGCCCCATCACTTATCTTATCTTCTTTATTGGGGTGGGATATTAACCTTACAAATATTGGTATTGGTGTAATTGTAACAGCTTATACAGTAATTGGTGGCACCAAAGCGGTAAACCAGACGCAGAAATTACAAATGGCTGTTATTTTTATTGGAATGCTGCTGGCAGGGGTTTTAGTTGTACAGTTAATGCCTAATGAGATTTCATTTAATAATGCACTTCATATTGCTGGGGCTTCTGGTAAACTGAATGCTATTGATTTTAAATTTGACCCTAGTAGTAAGTATAATGTTTGGTCTGGATTAATTGGAGGTTTTTTCCTTGCAATGTCTTATTTCGGAACAGATCAATCTCAAGTTCAAAGATATTTATCTGGTAGTTCTATTGCACAAAGCAGGCTTGCATTATTATTTAATGGTATAATTAAAATACCAATGCAATTCTTGATTCTATTTATTGGGGCAATGGTCTATGTTTTCTACTTTTTCAACCCTGCTCCTGTTTTATTTAATACCGTTGCACTTGATCAAGTAAAAAACAAAGTTGAAAATTACTCTTCCCTTGAAGCTAATTATCAAGAGAAATTAAAAGAAAGATCAACTATTGCTTTTGAATATGCGACTGCCTTAGATGGTAATAATGAGCAACAAATTGCCAATACTAAATCATCTTTAATAAATGCAACATCAGAAGTAGAAAAAGCTAAAGGTGTTATTATTGATGAAGTAAATTTAAAAGCGCCAGAAATTGATACAAATGATACCAATTATATCTTTTTAGGGTTTGTTATTAATTATTTACCTCAAGGATTGATAGGTCTATTAATAGCTGTTATTTTATCTGCAAGTATGTCTTCTACTTCTTCAGAAATCAATGCTCTCGCTTCTACTAGTATTATTGATATCTATAAAAGAATCATTAAAAAAGACGGAAGTGACAAGCATTATTTATATGCTTCTAAGTTAGTTAGTATTGGTTGGGGTATTTATGCAATACTCTTTGCATCCTTTGCGAATAAGCTTGGGTCTTTAATTGAGGCAGTTAATATATTAGGTTCTTTAGTCTATGGAGTAATATTAGGGATATTTATGATTGCTTTTTACTTAAAACGTATAAATGCAAAACCAACATTTTATGCTGCAATTATTTCTGAGGGGATAATTATTTATCTCTTCTTGTTTACGGAAGTACCTTTCCTTTGGTACAATGTAATTGGTTGCTTATCAGTAATAATACTTGGGTTATTATTCTCTAAATTAATTCCAGATGAAACAGAAATATAA
- the ribH gene encoding 6,7-dimethyl-8-ribityllumazine synthase, translating into MASALKSLSEYTKKKNIDISEKKFAVVISEYNPKITESLYGAVIETLLKEGAKEANIYREDVPGAFELTFGAQLMAEEEDIDAVICLGCVIQGETKHFDFICDAVAHGVTNVSLKYNKPVIFGLLTPNTEQQAFDRAGGKHGNKGVEAAVAAIKMLGMKK; encoded by the coding sequence ATGGCATCAGCATTAAAGAGTCTTAGTGAATACACAAAGAAGAAAAATATTGATATTTCAGAAAAAAAATTCGCAGTTGTAATTTCTGAGTACAACCCAAAAATAACTGAATCATTATACGGAGCGGTTATAGAGACTTTACTTAAAGAGGGTGCTAAAGAAGCAAACATATATAGAGAAGATGTTCCTGGTGCATTTGAGTTAACTTTTGGTGCTCAATTAATGGCTGAAGAAGAAGACATTGATGCTGTAATTTGTTTAGGATGTGTAATCCAAGGCGAAACAAAGCATTTTGATTTTATTTGTGATGCTGTAGCACATGGTGTAACAAACGTTTCTTTAAAGTATAATAAGCCAGTAATATTTGGTCTATTAACACCAAATACAGAGCAACAAGCATTTGACCGTGCTGGCGGAAAACATGGTAACAAGGGTGTTGAAGCTGCTGTTGCTGCGATCAAGATGCTTGGCATGAAGAAATAA
- a CDS encoding efflux RND transporter permease subunit — MWKKISEFILGNRIAILVFIGVSTLFMGYQAKDVKWSYQYIRIIPDHDPDMVNFNRFQELFGEDASNFVLGIKDDKLFQLENFKKFMELGNEIKQLDGITSVLSLANAPNVVANRQEQKFDIEQFFKDPPSTQAELDSILDKVETIKAYKNRLISENKATAMVISMDPVILNSKDRTKVMKRLEAKAVDFEKETGIHLYYAGMPYVRSIMADKVKAETIKFLAISIGVVALVLFLFFRSFSPVFFPLMVICIVIVWIMGTLALLNYQITILTGLLPPVLVVIGIPNCIYLLNKYHQEYATGKNKVEALGYIIKKIGVVTLITNTTTAIGFMVLITTGITAMQEFGIVAGINIAVTFLISISFIPIVFSYLPAPDVKHLKHLDFKPTAWLIHQLEMLVLHHRGIVYGFTTLMVAVSIYGSYQVTAEAYMVDDLPEDYHVKQDLRFFETEFKGVMPLEIVVNTQRKKGYLKKGTLGKVEQIENFVSSLPEVSPPISINTFLKAGNQAFHGGDSTYFKLPNRSETSYIMKYARNSTDDNASDLSNSMVDSTGQYIRVSMNMADIGSIRMENLVDSVIRPKLAEIVKGTDLEPMVTGSTLIFIKGNDFLIKNLKQSMLIAFFLIAVIMGTLFGNLRIIIISLIPNIIPLLFTLGLMGFLGIPLKPSTAIVFSIAFGISVDDSIHFLAKYRQEIVLHNFNMKKAIIMALRETGSSMLYTSIVLFCGFAIFMGSTFGATQALGLLTSVTLIVAMTTNLTLLPCLLYTFDTTKQDMNPMIEGMDHFYFEDEDEEIDLGKINVNDNK; from the coding sequence ATGTGGAAAAAAATATCTGAGTTTATTCTAGGTAATAGAATAGCAATTCTAGTTTTTATTGGTGTCTCAACCTTATTTATGGGGTATCAAGCTAAAGATGTAAAATGGTCGTATCAATACATCAGAATTATTCCTGACCACGATCCTGACATGGTCAATTTTAATAGATTTCAAGAACTGTTTGGTGAAGATGCATCTAATTTCGTTTTAGGAATTAAAGATGATAAGCTATTCCAACTTGAAAACTTTAAAAAGTTTATGGAATTAGGTAATGAGATAAAACAATTAGATGGTATTACATCTGTTTTATCTTTGGCTAATGCTCCAAACGTTGTTGCTAATAGACAAGAACAAAAATTTGATATAGAACAATTTTTCAAGGACCCTCCTAGTACACAGGCTGAATTAGACAGTATTCTTGATAAAGTTGAAACTATAAAAGCCTATAAAAATAGGTTAATTAGTGAAAATAAGGCCACTGCAATGGTTATTAGTATGGATCCAGTAATTCTGAATTCAAAGGACCGTACTAAAGTTATGAAACGCCTTGAGGCAAAAGCTGTAGACTTTGAAAAGGAAACAGGTATTCACCTCTATTATGCAGGTATGCCTTATGTTCGTTCAATTATGGCTGATAAAGTCAAAGCTGAAACGATAAAATTTTTAGCAATTTCTATTGGTGTAGTAGCCTTAGTACTATTCCTATTCTTCCGTTCATTCTCCCCTGTATTTTTCCCATTAATGGTAATATGCATTGTGATTGTTTGGATTATGGGTACACTAGCGCTTCTAAATTATCAGATAACTATTTTAACAGGGTTATTACCACCCGTTTTAGTAGTAATTGGTATTCCCAACTGTATCTACTTATTGAATAAATATCATCAAGAATATGCTACAGGTAAAAATAAAGTTGAAGCTTTAGGTTATATCATTAAAAAGATTGGTGTTGTTACTCTAATTACGAATACAACTACTGCAATCGGATTTATGGTACTGATTACAACAGGTATAACAGCAATGCAAGAATTTGGTATAGTTGCAGGTATTAATATTGCTGTTACTTTCCTTATTAGTATTTCATTTATTCCAATTGTATTTTCTTACTTACCTGCTCCAGATGTTAAACATTTAAAGCACCTTGATTTTAAACCAACTGCATGGTTAATACATCAATTAGAGATGCTTGTTTTACACCATAGAGGTATTGTTTATGGGTTTACTACTTTAATGGTAGCTGTTTCCATTTATGGTAGCTACCAAGTTACTGCAGAAGCATATATGGTAGATGATTTACCAGAAGATTACCATGTTAAACAAGATTTAAGATTCTTTGAAACAGAATTTAAAGGTGTCATGCCTCTTGAAATTGTTGTAAATACTCAACGTAAAAAAGGATATTTAAAGAAAGGAACTCTTGGGAAAGTAGAACAAATTGAAAACTTTGTCTCTTCATTACCTGAAGTATCTCCTCCTATATCAATAAATACATTCTTGAAAGCAGGTAATCAAGCGTTTCATGGTGGTGACTCAACCTATTTTAAGCTTCCTAACAGAAGTGAGACATCATACATAATGAAATACGCTAGAAATAGCACCGATGATAATGCATCAGACTTAAGTAATTCTATGGTCGACTCAACAGGTCAATACATTAGAGTTAGTATGAATATGGCTGATATTGGTTCTATTAGAATGGAAAACCTTGTTGATAGTGTAATCCGTCCTAAACTAGCTGAAATAGTGAAAGGAACAGATTTAGAACCGATGGTTACAGGCTCTACTCTTATTTTTATTAAAGGAAATGATTTCTTAATAAAAAACTTAAAACAGAGTATGCTTATAGCATTCTTCTTAATTGCTGTGATTATGGGTACCTTATTTGGTAACTTAAGAATCATAATTATTTCGTTAATACCCAATATTATCCCGCTATTGTTTACACTTGGGTTAATGGGCTTCTTAGGTATTCCTTTAAAACCAAGTACCGCAATTGTGTTTAGTATTGCTTTCGGTATTTCTGTAGATGATTCTATTCACTTCCTTGCAAAGTACCGTCAAGAAATAGTACTTCATAATTTTAATATGAAGAAAGCAATAATTATGGCTTTAAGAGAAACAGGATCTAGTATGTTGTATACATCGATTGTACTTTTCTGTGGATTTGCCATTTTTATGGGTTCTACTTTTGGAGCAACTCAAGCTTTAGGTCTTTTAACGTCTGTTACTCTGATTGTAGCAATGACTACTAACCTTACACTCTTACCTTGTTTATTGTATACTTTTGATACTACTAAACAAGATATGAACCCTATGATTGAAGGTATGGATCATTTCTACTTTGAAGATGAAGACGAAGAGATTGACTTAGGAAAAATCAATGTCAATGACAATAAATAA